The following coding sequences lie in one Oncorhynchus kisutch isolate 150728-3 linkage group LG27, Okis_V2, whole genome shotgun sequence genomic window:
- the LOC109871691 gene encoding zinc finger protein 830 — MPPKNKQKKVIHQDELRRLMREKQRQTIDKKRVESPYAKYNSLDHLSCVLCNERVKNELLWQTHILGKQHKEKLSELKGSKQSSTSQGPQPLLKRKASEDTNGKKFKPVAVTEQLSTPGLPDDFFAKPAPPGPKKLSGILKKTTSAGLSLLAGVDDEDSDEEEAGDQGADSCLGVQKGAPASGLPSDFLDNSTIPAVPAASHSGSILKPDETEKSVEKKGNTPEALPEGFFDDPVRDAKVRNVDAPKDQMDKEWEEFQKEMRQVNTKSEAIVAEDDEEGRLERQIDEIDEQIECYRRVEELRDKQDVVKKVVKEKTEDQEDSSRSDEDEEELLHLLSRDWRAKGALA, encoded by the coding sequence ATGCCTCCAAAAAATAAGCAGAAGAAAGTGATACATCAAGATGAACTGCGACGGTTaatgagagagaaacaaaggCAAACGATAGATAAGAAGCGTGTCGAATCCCCATATGCCAAGTACAACAGTCTCGATCACCTTAGCTGCGTACTCTGCAACGAGCGAGTAAAGAATGAACTATTGTGGCAGACTCACATTCTTGGAAAACAGCACAAGGAGAAACTTTCCGAGCTCAAGGGGTCTAAACAAAGTTCTACAAGTCAAGGACCCCAGCCTCTACTTAAAAGGAAAGCTTCTGAAGACACGAATGGGAAGAAGTTTAAACCAGTGGCAGTTACAGAGCAGTTGTCTACGCCAGGGCTACCTGATGATTTCTTTGCTAAACCTGCCCCGCCGGGGCCGAAGAAACTATCAGGAATATTGAAAAAAACGACATCTGCTGGGCTGAGTCTTTTGGCCGGAGTCGATGATGAAGACAGTGATGAAGAGGAGGCTGGTGACCAGGGGGCAGATTCTTGCTTGGGTGTGCAGAAGGGGGCACCTGCCTCAGGACTCCCATCTGATTTCCTCGACAACAGCACCATTCCAGCTGTCCCAGCTGCTTCTCATTCAGGGTCTATCCTCAAACCAGATGAAACTGAGAAGAGTGTGGAGAAGAAGGGAAATACACCTGAAGCGCTACCAGAAGGCTTCTTTGATGACCCAGTGAGAGATGCCAAAGTCCGTAATGTCGATGCTCCCAAAGATCAAATGGATAAGGAGTGGGAAGAGTTCCAAAAGGAAATGCGGCAGGTGAACACCAAATCAGAGGCCATTGTAGCCGAGGATGACGAGGAGGGTCGTCTTGAGCGTCAGATTGATGAAATCGATGAGCAAATTGAATGTTACCGGAGGGTTGAGGAATTGAGAGATAAGCAAGATGTGGTGAAGAAGGTTGTGAAGGAGAAAACAGAAGACCAGGAAGACTCCAGCAGAAGTGATGAGGATGAAGAAGAGCTGCTCCACTTGTTGTCAAGGGATTGGAGGGCCAAAGGGGCCCTTGCTTAA